The Nitrospira sp. genome contains a region encoding:
- a CDS encoding pantoate--beta-alanine ligase, with protein MKIIRSPTAMAAWSERFRREGVKIGLVPTMGALHEGHRALIRAARLRCDALVVSIFVNPTQFGPQEDFTRYPRPITRDRALCKREGVDVCFEPSATAMYPTGFQTSVMLPAIARRWEGEVRPHHFPGVATVVTKLFGIVRPQLALFGQKDIQQSALVQQLVIDLNLGVQIVVYPTVREKDGLAMSSRNVYLSPDERVRASTLYEGLRAGAQAIRKGVIGGEAVRSAMAQIIKDEPMLTIDYLAVCDPATLEPLSTVTQKAVLLGAVRLGSVRLIDNLLVAAPRRPSTRLERSSREQV; from the coding sequence ATGAAGATCATTCGTTCCCCCACTGCCATGGCAGCCTGGAGCGAGCGATTCAGGCGAGAAGGAGTGAAGATCGGGTTGGTGCCGACCATGGGGGCGTTGCACGAAGGCCATCGGGCGCTCATTCGAGCAGCGCGATTGCGATGCGATGCCCTCGTGGTCAGTATCTTCGTGAATCCCACGCAATTCGGTCCTCAGGAAGATTTCACCAGATACCCGCGTCCCATCACGCGCGATCGTGCGTTATGCAAACGGGAAGGTGTCGATGTCTGCTTTGAACCCTCTGCCACTGCCATGTACCCGACGGGATTTCAAACCTCGGTGATGCTGCCAGCCATTGCTCGCCGGTGGGAAGGGGAGGTGCGCCCCCATCATTTTCCCGGTGTGGCGACGGTCGTGACGAAACTCTTCGGAATCGTCCGTCCTCAGCTCGCACTCTTTGGCCAGAAGGATATTCAGCAATCGGCGCTGGTTCAACAGCTGGTGATAGACCTGAATCTCGGTGTTCAGATTGTCGTGTATCCGACAGTGCGTGAGAAGGATGGACTGGCGATGAGCTCGCGCAATGTTTATCTTTCGCCGGACGAACGGGTGCGTGCCTCCACGTTGTATGAAGGTCTTCGTGCGGGAGCCCAGGCCATCCGGAAGGGCGTCATTGGTGGAGAAGCTGTGCGGTCAGCGATGGCTCAGATTATCAAAGACGAACCAATGTTGACGATCGACTATCTGGCGGTCTGCGATCCCGCAACCCTTGAACCGCTTTCGACAGTCACGCAGAAGGCGGTCTTGCTTGGAGCTGTGCGTCTCGGCTCCGTGCGCCTTATTGACAATCTGCTGGTGGCCGCTCCACGAAGGCCTTCCACGCGTCTCGAGAGATCCTCACGAGAACAGGTGTAG
- a CDS encoding carotenoid 1,2-hydratase, producing the protein MKAGMRIGIVLVAVLSVNLSMTFGASPSPTPFQYATAGYRYDFPQDHGSHPRYRTEWWYYTGHLQSKNGRSFGFELTFFRRAVPPEDIKTLPSKWSVSQLYFAHFAVTDITGRRFHFSEKLSREGLGKAGADESRLRVWIDDWRAEASTDSTGSHTVTARDDTHTLTLTMQPAKLLVTHGSDGISRKGDAIGQASHYYSFTRLATIGQLTIDNETFDVTGTSWMDHEFGSADLGNDLVGWDWFSLQLDDNSELMLYRMRRKDGMSDPASSGTAVSPDGQARHLPVTDFQIESTATWTSSESKATYPAKWRLTVPSLDLTLELAPLLADQELRTSRTAQVTYWEGAVSVAGTKRGRPLKGQGYVEMTGYAERINQKL; encoded by the coding sequence ATGAAAGCAGGGATGCGAATCGGGATTGTCCTTGTTGCCGTACTGAGCGTCAATCTCTCGATGACGTTCGGCGCGAGCCCATCCCCGACACCGTTTCAATATGCGACCGCCGGGTATCGATACGACTTTCCGCAGGACCACGGGTCGCACCCGCGCTATCGCACCGAGTGGTGGTATTACACGGGCCATCTCCAGTCGAAGAACGGCCGGTCCTTTGGCTTTGAATTGACCTTTTTCCGCCGAGCCGTTCCGCCGGAGGATATCAAGACTCTGCCGTCGAAATGGTCGGTGAGCCAGCTGTATTTTGCCCATTTTGCTGTGACCGATATCACCGGACGGCGGTTTCATTTCTCCGAAAAACTCAGCCGTGAAGGGTTGGGGAAGGCAGGCGCCGATGAATCACGACTCCGAGTCTGGATCGATGATTGGCGCGCGGAGGCTTCGACCGATTCGACCGGCTCCCATACCGTGACGGCTCGCGACGATACCCACACCCTGACCCTCACGATGCAACCGGCCAAGCTGCTCGTCACCCATGGTTCGGACGGCATCAGTCGAAAAGGGGATGCCATCGGACAAGCCTCGCACTACTATTCGTTCACCAGACTCGCGACAATCGGGCAGTTGACGATCGACAACGAAACATTCGATGTGACCGGCACGAGCTGGATGGATCATGAATTCGGATCGGCCGATCTTGGGAACGATCTGGTCGGGTGGGATTGGTTCAGCCTTCAGTTGGACGACAACAGCGAGCTCATGTTGTATCGCATGCGTCGGAAAGACGGCATGTCCGACCCGGCCTCCAGCGGCACGGCAGTCTCACCGGACGGTCAGGCACGACACCTTCCGGTGACCGACTTTCAGATCGAGTCGACGGCCACATGGACCAGCTCCGAAAGCAAAGCCACGTATCCCGCGAAATGGCGGCTGACCGTTCCATCCCTCGACCTTACCCTGGAGCTGGCGCCATTGCTGGCTGATCAGGAACTGCGGACTTCGCGGACCGCGCAAGTCACGTATTGGGAAGGGGCGGTCTCAGTCGCGGGCACCAAGCGAGGCCGGCCTCTCAAGGGCCAAGGTTACGTTGAGATGACGGGCTACGCGGAACGGATCAACCAGAAGTTGTAG
- a CDS encoding methyltransferase domain-containing protein, whose product MDLHKIERVYTSYAGFYDHVFGKVFQEGRESAIRNLDVQPNEQILEVGVGTGLALPMYPRHCRIVGIDLSEGMLAKAKEKAEAHRLDHIQLHRMDAGAMEFADDSFDTVVAAYVVTAVPDYRKVVNEMIRVCRPGGRIIMLNHFSNGNKVIAAVEKVLSPLTKHLGWRTDLSLNTVLEGTSLHIARKQSVNPLRLWALVECVNGKGKQTNGNGTAHNVSGYVNGSGTNGFSNGNGNGRYSPEHAH is encoded by the coding sequence ATGGATCTCCATAAAATTGAACGTGTTTATACCTCCTACGCGGGGTTCTACGATCACGTTTTCGGCAAGGTCTTCCAGGAAGGGCGAGAATCAGCCATTCGCAACCTCGATGTGCAACCGAATGAGCAGATTCTCGAAGTGGGCGTGGGAACCGGGTTGGCTCTTCCGATGTATCCCCGACATTGCCGCATTGTGGGAATTGATTTGTCAGAGGGTATGCTTGCAAAAGCGAAGGAAAAGGCAGAAGCCCACCGCCTTGATCACATCCAGCTTCATCGGATGGATGCAGGAGCGATGGAGTTCGCTGATGACAGCTTCGATACCGTTGTCGCAGCCTATGTCGTGACGGCGGTTCCCGACTATCGCAAGGTGGTCAATGAGATGATTCGGGTCTGCCGACCAGGGGGCCGCATCATCATGTTGAACCATTTCAGCAACGGCAACAAGGTGATCGCAGCCGTAGAAAAAGTGCTCTCTCCTTTGACCAAGCATCTAGGCTGGCGGACGGATTTGTCGCTCAATACCGTGTTAGAGGGGACATCGTTGCATATTGCCCGGAAGCAGAGTGTGAACCCGCTACGGCTGTGGGCCTTGGTCGAATGTGTCAATGGAAAGGGTAAACAGACGAACGGAAACGGCACGGCTCACAATGTTTCAGGCTATGTAAACGGCAGCGGCACAAACGGCTTTTCAAATGGGAACGGTAACGGACGGTATTCCCCGGAACACGCGCACTGA
- a CDS encoding addiction module protein translates to MSINLPLKSMTLQEKLAVMESLWEDLAGTPEAIESPSWHKTILDERRQRVTDGTTRFVDWETAKQDIRNKLS, encoded by the coding sequence ATGTCGATCAATCTGCCTCTTAAGAGTATGACACTCCAGGAGAAACTGGCAGTGATGGAGTCCTTGTGGGAAGACCTTGCCGGAACTCCGGAAGCCATTGAGTCTCCTTCCTGGCACAAGACCATCCTCGATGAGCGCCGTCAGCGGGTTACTGATGGAACGACTCGATTCGTCGATTGGGAAACCGCGAAGCAGGATATCCGCAACAAGCTGTCGTGA
- a CDS encoding type II toxin-antitoxin system RelE/ParE family toxin, which translates to MRIEILDEAQEDLIHGFRFYEGREAGLGTYFLDCLYSDIDSLHAHAGIHQVVHGYHRALSRKFPFAIYYSREGEIVRVQAVLDCRRNPFWIRTRLTGDK; encoded by the coding sequence GTGAGAATTGAGATCCTCGACGAGGCTCAGGAGGATCTGATTCATGGCTTCCGCTTCTATGAAGGACGGGAGGCCGGACTTGGCACGTACTTCCTCGACTGTTTATACTCCGACATCGATTCCCTTCATGCGCACGCCGGGATTCATCAAGTCGTGCACGGCTATCATCGTGCTCTTTCCAGGAAGTTTCCGTTTGCGATCTATTACAGCCGAGAGGGAGAGATCGTTCGTGTTCAGGCAGTACTCGACTGCCGGAGAAATCCGTTCTGGATCAGGACAAGATTGACGGGTGATAAGTAG
- a CDS encoding M15 family metallopeptidase, which produces MDMEDMISAVQKKLGVQVDGRAGTETWGAIYAHIVKPTIQGEAPAEAIEDVDARSERSIVTLLPEVQPIARALVQKAAQFGIHIKIISGLRSYAEQDDLYAQGRTKPGAKVTNARGGYSNHNFGIAFDVGVFEGTKYLSESVKYKAVGVLGMDLGLEWGGNWKTLVDEPHFQLRPGWAVDITESEMLAGLRERKESGASFYA; this is translated from the coding sequence ATGGATATGGAAGACATGATTTCTGCGGTGCAGAAGAAGCTGGGCGTTCAGGTAGATGGTCGAGCCGGAACCGAGACCTGGGGAGCGATTTATGCCCACATCGTCAAACCAACCATTCAAGGAGAAGCTCCCGCCGAGGCGATTGAAGACGTCGATGCACGCAGCGAAAGGAGTATCGTGACGCTGCTTCCGGAAGTGCAACCCATCGCCCGCGCATTGGTGCAAAAGGCGGCTCAGTTCGGGATTCACATAAAGATCATCAGTGGTTTGAGAAGCTATGCCGAACAGGACGACTTATACGCGCAAGGTCGCACAAAGCCAGGAGCCAAAGTCACGAACGCACGCGGTGGGTACTCGAATCATAACTTCGGCATTGCCTTTGATGTTGGAGTCTTCGAGGGTACGAAGTACCTCAGCGAATCCGTCAAGTATAAGGCGGTCGGCGTCCTTGGAATGGACTTGGGTCTCGAATGGGGTGGCAACTGGAAAACGCTGGTCGATGAACCTCATTTCCAACTTCGTCCGGGATGGGCTGTGGATATCACGGAATCTGAAATGCTGGCGGGGCTCCGAGAGCGCAAAGAGAGTGGAGCCTCCTTCTATGCATAG
- a CDS encoding LON peptidase substrate-binding domain-containing protein encodes MQIDRERGTSTTGPSKHAEPFPIPDRLPVFPLPNVVFFPKTYLPLHIFEPRYRRMVGDATMGGQCIAMALLKEGWESDYYGNPAIYPALCIGRIVSVQPLPDGRSNILLQGLERCEIAEEHFEKPYREATIRVTPLRSDEGLTKDVRSGLIDVLGRYLQAREDSTAWQGFFREEVSDEVLVNTLSTYLDCTPLEKQFLLEADGLHQRARRLNDLVQFMLHERRGAKGWE; translated from the coding sequence ATGCAAATCGATCGTGAACGTGGGACGTCGACGACAGGCCCGTCCAAACATGCGGAACCTTTTCCAATTCCCGACCGGCTTCCAGTGTTTCCATTGCCCAACGTCGTCTTTTTTCCGAAGACATACCTGCCGCTCCACATTTTTGAGCCGCGTTACCGCCGGATGGTCGGCGACGCAACGATGGGTGGCCAATGTATTGCCATGGCGCTGCTGAAGGAGGGATGGGAATCGGACTACTATGGAAATCCAGCGATCTATCCCGCGCTCTGTATCGGACGGATCGTGAGTGTGCAGCCCTTGCCGGACGGCCGTTCCAACATCTTGCTGCAGGGTCTCGAACGTTGCGAGATCGCCGAAGAGCACTTCGAAAAGCCGTACCGTGAAGCGACGATTCGTGTGACACCTCTCCGATCGGACGAGGGGCTGACGAAAGACGTTCGGAGCGGGCTGATCGATGTACTCGGGCGCTACCTCCAAGCGAGAGAAGACAGCACGGCATGGCAAGGGTTTTTTCGTGAGGAAGTCAGCGACGAAGTCTTGGTCAACACCCTCTCGACCTACCTCGACTGCACACCTTTGGAGAAACAATTTTTACTGGAAGCGGACGGACTCCACCAGCGGGCGCGTCGATTGAACGATTTGGTTCAATTCATGCTGCACGAGCGTCGCGGGGCGAAGGGCTGGGAATAA
- a CDS encoding LL-diaminopimelate aminotransferase encodes MAGFPIEVATRIKTLPPYLFAAIDKMKQEAIARGVDIINLGIGDPDLPTPAPIIDSLAAAAKNPKHHQYPSYEGMLSFRKAVAGWYKQRFNVTLDAANEVLTLIGSKEGIGHIHLAFVDPGDVVLVPSPGYPVYPVGTGFSGGVSHFMPLTKANGFLPDLNAIPKDVAKKAKLMWLNSPNNPTSVIMTKDYFKRVVDFAQEHQVIVCHDAAYSEIYYDGRRPTSFMEVDGAKDVGVEFHSLSKTYNMTGWRIGFAVGNKDVLGGLGKVKSNLDSGCFEAVQEAGITALGLDDSVTDSLRKTYQDRRDTLIPGLKNLGLEVNPPPAAFYVWVTVPKGYTSTSFTAHLLEKAGIVTTPGNGFGAPGEGYIRMTLCTSKERLAEAVERIKKAGF; translated from the coding sequence ATGGCCGGTTTCCCGATTGAAGTCGCGACGCGCATCAAGACCTTACCGCCGTACCTCTTTGCCGCTATCGACAAAATGAAGCAAGAGGCCATCGCCCGCGGAGTCGATATCATCAATCTCGGTATCGGCGATCCTGATTTGCCCACGCCGGCCCCAATTATCGACAGTTTGGCCGCAGCAGCCAAGAACCCCAAACACCACCAATATCCCTCCTATGAAGGGATGTTGTCCTTCAGGAAAGCCGTGGCTGGCTGGTACAAACAACGTTTCAATGTGACGCTCGATGCCGCCAACGAAGTTCTGACTTTGATCGGCTCGAAGGAAGGGATCGGACACATTCATCTGGCCTTTGTCGATCCCGGCGATGTCGTGCTGGTTCCGAGTCCGGGCTATCCGGTGTATCCCGTCGGCACCGGTTTTTCGGGGGGCGTGTCTCACTTCATGCCGCTGACGAAAGCGAACGGGTTCCTGCCGGATCTGAATGCCATTCCCAAGGACGTGGCCAAGAAAGCCAAGCTGATGTGGCTCAATTCGCCGAACAATCCCACCTCGGTGATTATGACCAAGGACTACTTCAAGCGCGTCGTGGATTTCGCCCAGGAACACCAGGTCATCGTGTGCCATGATGCGGCCTATTCAGAGATTTACTACGACGGGCGTCGGCCGACGAGCTTCATGGAGGTTGACGGCGCAAAGGATGTGGGAGTCGAGTTCCATTCGCTTTCCAAGACGTACAACATGACCGGATGGCGCATCGGCTTTGCCGTCGGCAATAAAGATGTCTTGGGCGGACTGGGCAAGGTGAAGAGCAATCTGGACTCCGGCTGTTTTGAGGCGGTTCAAGAAGCCGGCATTACGGCCTTGGGCCTGGACGATTCTGTCACCGACAGCTTGAGAAAAACATACCAAGATCGTCGAGACACGCTGATCCCCGGCCTCAAGAACTTGGGGTTAGAAGTGAATCCGCCGCCGGCGGCGTTCTATGTGTGGGTGACGGTCCCGAAGGGCTATACGTCGACCTCGTTTACTGCGCATTTGTTGGAAAAGGCCGGGATCGTGACAACGCCCGGCAATGGGTTCGGAGCCCCAGGGGAGGGGTACATCCGCATGACGCTCTGCACATCCAAAGAACGGTTGGCGGAAGCGGTGGAACGGATTAAGAAGGCAGGTTTCTGA
- a CDS encoding type 1 glutamine amidotransferase, with amino-acid sequence MPKAFCLQHVPFEGPGAFATALAKRGVSLEYSLVPKDGVPKDAGDLLIVMGGPMSVNDPGMWIHEETDFIRAALHAGKPVIGVCLGSQFMAKALGSSIRPGKALEIGMTPVRLTDEGKQDPVFGTGPEAFDVFEWHGEIFDLPKDCVPLAGSEIAPLQAFRYGDRAYGLLFHLEMEEGGIDSLCRECAQDLMKARLTAPQVKATAVPHLSPSHAVADRLVAHLLNSAR; translated from the coding sequence ATGCCGAAAGCTTTCTGCCTCCAACATGTTCCCTTCGAAGGTCCCGGAGCGTTCGCAACGGCCCTCGCCAAGCGCGGCGTGAGCCTTGAATATTCTCTTGTCCCGAAGGATGGCGTGCCCAAAGATGCGGGGGACTTGCTGATCGTCATGGGCGGTCCGATGTCGGTGAATGATCCGGGAATGTGGATCCATGAAGAAACCGACTTCATCAGAGCTGCGCTTCACGCTGGTAAGCCGGTGATCGGGGTGTGCTTGGGAAGCCAGTTCATGGCCAAAGCGCTTGGCTCCTCCATCCGACCTGGCAAGGCCTTGGAAATCGGCATGACACCTGTTCGCCTGACTGATGAGGGGAAACAGGATCCCGTGTTTGGGACGGGTCCCGAGGCTTTCGACGTCTTCGAATGGCACGGTGAGATCTTTGATCTGCCAAAAGACTGTGTGCCTTTGGCGGGATCCGAGATTGCGCCCTTGCAGGCATTTCGGTATGGGGATCGTGCGTATGGCCTTCTGTTCCATTTGGAGATGGAGGAAGGCGGAATCGATTCGTTATGCCGTGAATGTGCCCAGGATTTGATGAAAGCGCGTCTTACGGCTCCTCAAGTGAAAGCAACGGCAGTTCCTCACCTTTCCCCATCGCATGCTGTAGCGGACCGGCTTGTTGCCCACCTACTGAATTCCGCACGTTGA
- a CDS encoding alpha-amylase, whose protein sequence is MPPPAAQTILSRPIPQNLSDVSFPRRQRFHTSPGDWRDEVLYFLLVDRFSDGKESSRPLLDRSRRSSFRPQGHDGQSWRWDRWAESGAHRWQGGTLSGVSSKLGYLHDLGVTTLWLSPVFKQRGHLDTFHGYGIQHFLDVDPRFGTRNDLVALVEAAHSHGIRIILDIIFNHSGFNWVYPGGVQEPPYKPFPDRYAFGSWLGRTGEEIGDTITDLETGVWPTELQAIDCYTRAGMGNLGAGSLDDPNAEHKRTDFFTLRDFGLSSRGVLDHLAACYRYWIALTDCDGFRIDTLKHVSFEEGRNFCGAIKEFAANLGKANFLLVGEVAGGDFAQDRYLDVLGRNLDAALDIGEMRIALHEVAKGLDSPQAYFDGFDAGNAEMGSHRNIGQRHVSILDDHDHVFGQKIRFSSEAASEEQVVAGVALQLFTLGIPCVYYGTEQSFAGPEESERRFLPGWKGGDYADRYLRETMFGPEHPRAPGRAGLSATNGLDQSLPGFGPFGTAGAHCFDPHFHTYRRIAALTAVRAQFPVLRVGRQYSRPISLFNGPFLFRGPGELVAWSRILSDEEALCVMNAHGTQVRGGDVVVDADLNPEGSTLTVVANSMEAGSGTSVGIAHPVGSQLPITRRADGTSFVEIRNIAPSGVIVAINHP, encoded by the coding sequence ATGCCACCCCCCGCGGCGCAAACAATCCTCAGCCGGCCAATACCTCAAAACCTCAGTGATGTCAGTTTTCCCCGGCGTCAGCGTTTTCACACCTCACCTGGCGATTGGCGCGACGAGGTCCTCTACTTTCTCCTCGTCGATCGGTTCAGCGATGGGAAAGAATCATCCAGACCGCTTCTCGATCGGAGCCGTCGTTCGTCGTTTCGACCTCAAGGGCATGATGGGCAATCGTGGCGGTGGGATCGCTGGGCCGAATCGGGTGCGCATCGATGGCAGGGAGGAACGCTCAGCGGTGTATCGTCCAAGCTCGGCTATCTGCATGACTTGGGTGTCACCACGCTGTGGTTGAGTCCCGTGTTCAAACAGCGCGGGCACCTCGACACGTTTCATGGCTATGGGATTCAGCATTTCTTAGATGTAGATCCTCGATTCGGAACCAGGAACGATCTGGTTGCGCTGGTCGAAGCCGCCCACTCGCACGGCATCCGCATCATCCTTGACATTATTTTCAACCATTCCGGGTTCAATTGGGTCTATCCGGGAGGTGTTCAAGAGCCTCCATACAAACCGTTTCCGGATCGCTACGCCTTTGGTTCCTGGTTGGGACGAACGGGTGAGGAGATCGGTGACACCATCACGGACCTTGAAACCGGTGTTTGGCCGACTGAACTGCAGGCCATCGATTGCTACACCAGAGCGGGCATGGGAAATCTCGGGGCCGGCAGTCTGGACGACCCCAACGCGGAACATAAGCGAACAGATTTTTTTACCTTGCGAGACTTCGGGCTCAGCTCGCGCGGAGTGCTCGATCACCTGGCTGCGTGTTATCGCTACTGGATCGCCCTCACTGACTGCGATGGTTTTCGCATCGATACCTTGAAGCATGTGTCGTTCGAAGAAGGACGGAATTTCTGTGGTGCGATCAAGGAGTTTGCCGCCAATCTTGGCAAGGCCAATTTCCTGCTGGTCGGTGAAGTGGCCGGGGGCGACTTTGCGCAGGATCGCTACCTGGATGTACTTGGACGAAACCTTGATGCGGCGTTGGATATCGGCGAGATGCGGATTGCGCTTCATGAGGTCGCCAAAGGGCTGGACTCTCCACAGGCATACTTCGACGGCTTCGACGCGGGCAACGCAGAGATGGGATCACATCGGAATATCGGCCAACGGCATGTCTCCATCTTGGATGACCACGACCATGTCTTTGGCCAAAAGATCCGCTTCTCCAGCGAAGCGGCGTCGGAAGAGCAAGTGGTTGCCGGCGTGGCGCTGCAGTTGTTCACGCTGGGCATTCCATGCGTGTACTATGGAACAGAACAATCCTTCGCCGGGCCGGAAGAGTCCGAGCGTCGGTTTCTCCCCGGCTGGAAGGGCGGCGACTATGCCGACCGGTATCTGCGCGAGACCATGTTCGGCCCGGAGCATCCTCGAGCCCCTGGACGTGCAGGCTTGTCAGCGACCAATGGTCTCGACCAGAGCCTTCCAGGTTTCGGTCCATTTGGGACGGCAGGCGCACACTGCTTCGACCCTCATTTTCACACCTATCGCAGGATTGCAGCGCTCACGGCAGTTCGCGCACAATTCCCGGTGTTGCGGGTGGGGCGGCAATACTCGCGGCCGATCTCGCTATTCAATGGGCCATTTCTCTTTCGAGGGCCGGGTGAACTCGTCGCATGGTCGAGAATTCTCAGTGATGAAGAAGCCTTATGCGTGATGAATGCCCATGGGACGCAAGTTCGAGGCGGCGATGTGGTGGTGGATGCGGATCTGAACCCGGAGGGTTCGACGCTCACGGTTGTTGCGAACAGTATGGAAGCGGGAAGTGGAACGTCCGTGGGAATAGCTCATCCGGTTGGATCACAGCTTCCAATCACGCGACGCGCCGACGGCACGTCCTTCGTCGAGATTCGTAACATTGCTCCTTCCGGCGTGATCGTCGCGATCAATCATCCGTAA
- a CDS encoding PilZ domain-containing protein translates to MERILNRFGIFPFRCQLCTTRFRVFRSHAPDQKSVTDRRQYKRLAVSFRANLLSESAVRMDNRVTDISMGGCTLETSTTLPQGTFVELVIKPASDEEPIKIETAMVCSSRQESMGIRFLEMVGEDKNRLSQVILSLLVGQSANLHLFS, encoded by the coding sequence ATGGAGCGGATATTGAACCGCTTCGGGATATTCCCATTCCGGTGTCAACTCTGTACCACGCGCTTCCGAGTCTTTCGGAGCCATGCACCCGATCAAAAGTCGGTCACGGATCGCCGGCAATACAAACGATTGGCCGTGTCGTTCCGTGCGAACCTTCTCTCAGAGTCCGCCGTGCGGATGGACAACCGCGTGACAGATATCTCCATGGGTGGGTGCACTCTTGAGACATCGACAACGTTGCCTCAGGGGACGTTTGTTGAGTTGGTCATCAAGCCCGCTTCCGACGAAGAGCCTATCAAGATCGAGACGGCCATGGTGTGTTCTTCTCGCCAGGAGTCGATGGGCATCCGCTTCCTTGAAATGGTGGGAGAAGACAAGAACCGCCTCAGCCAGGTCATCCTGAGCTTGCTGGTTGGACAAAGCGCCAACCTACACCTGTTCTCGTGA
- the folK gene encoding 2-amino-4-hydroxy-6-hydroxymethyldihydropteridine diphosphokinase: MKETVFIGFGSNAGDRVDFCDRAVTLLSLLPHSRLSGVSLLYETEPVRDGTDPGEEWFLNGVVQLETDITPRSLLTMLQEIERALGRDDDCRSGPRTMDLDILFYGQRVINEPGLTIPHPRLHQRRFVLMPLNELDPLWVHPTLKHSAAQLLAETKDQSQASLLFPQPSTRYGSRPACSSPSDT, translated from the coding sequence ATGAAAGAGACCGTCTTCATCGGATTCGGGTCGAATGCCGGCGATCGAGTCGATTTTTGCGATCGGGCCGTGACGTTGCTGAGTCTCCTGCCGCATTCACGGCTCAGTGGCGTCTCACTGCTCTATGAGACGGAACCGGTTCGCGACGGGACCGATCCTGGCGAGGAGTGGTTTCTCAACGGGGTGGTTCAGCTTGAAACCGACATTACGCCGCGGAGTCTCCTCACGATGCTTCAGGAGATCGAGCGTGCCCTCGGACGGGATGATGACTGTCGATCCGGACCTCGCACGATGGATCTGGACATTCTCTTCTATGGTCAACGTGTGATCAATGAACCGGGTTTGACGATCCCGCATCCTCGTCTCCATCAACGACGCTTCGTCCTCATGCCTCTGAATGAGCTCGATCCGCTCTGGGTCCATCCAACGCTCAAACACTCGGCGGCTCAGTTACTGGCAGAGACCAAAGATCAGTCGCAAGCGTCTCTGCTCTTCCCCCAGCCTTCAACGAGATACGGTTCGCGTCCAGCCTGTAGTTCACCATCCGACACATGA
- a CDS encoding ATP-binding cassette domain-containing protein, with amino-acid sequence MDRTVAISVSRLCKTYDSHKAVDDLSFQIYAGEIFGLLGPNGAGKSTTLRTLITLLHPTSGTATIMGHDTVREADKVRTLIGYVPQERAIDRFLTGREHLQLLGALYHLTKNEAAKRIAELLKLVELEAHADRPAKTYSGGMKRKLDIACGLLPDPKILFLDEPTLGLDVQSRLRIWDYVRMLKARGMTVVMTTNYLDEADQLCDRLAIIDGGRIKTLGAPAELKIALGGDIVSLTLKETNLISSLEADLKTRPAVKSVRATAKGLDIRVESPEKALPAILESANRLGCGIEFIQYNRPRLDDVFIAHTGRAITESIPDAEPA; translated from the coding sequence ATGGATCGCACCGTCGCCATCAGCGTCAGCCGTCTGTGCAAAACGTATGATAGTCACAAGGCTGTTGATGACTTGTCGTTTCAGATCTACGCAGGAGAAATCTTCGGGCTCCTCGGGCCGAACGGCGCAGGCAAAAGCACGACGCTTCGCACCCTCATCACCCTGTTGCATCCGACGTCAGGCACCGCGACCATCATGGGCCACGACACGGTGCGCGAGGCGGATAAGGTACGAACGCTGATCGGGTATGTGCCTCAAGAACGAGCGATCGACCGGTTCCTCACCGGGCGTGAACACCTTCAATTATTGGGAGCCCTCTATCACTTGACGAAGAATGAGGCGGCCAAACGTATCGCCGAGCTGCTCAAATTGGTTGAGCTGGAAGCCCATGCGGACCGACCGGCCAAGACCTACTCCGGTGGCATGAAACGGAAGCTGGATATCGCGTGCGGGCTGCTGCCAGACCCCAAAATCCTGTTCCTCGACGAACCCACACTCGGGCTCGATGTGCAAAGTCGTCTGCGGATTTGGGACTACGTCCGAATGCTCAAAGCTCGCGGGATGACGGTGGTCATGACGACCAACTACCTGGATGAAGCCGATCAGCTCTGCGATCGACTGGCCATTATCGACGGCGGCAGGATCAAGACCCTGGGCGCACCGGCTGAGCTCAAGATTGCTCTTGGTGGGGACATTGTGTCCCTGACCCTGAAAGAAACCAACCTGATCTCATCACTCGAAGCGGACTTGAAAACCCGTCCGGCAGTCAAATCCGTCCGGGCAACAGCAAAGGGCTTGGACATCAGGGTGGAATCACCGGAGAAAGCCTTACCGGCCATTCTTGAATCGGCCAATCGATTGGGTTGCGGCATCGAGTTTATTCAGTACAACCGTCCACGCTTGGACGATGTGTTCATCGCGCATACGGGGCGGGCGATCACCGAATCGATCCCGGACGCCGAGCCAGCCTAA